One Paenibacillus sp. FSL W8-0186 genomic window carries:
- a CDS encoding MarR family transcriptional regulator has protein sequence MLKTEERGTDLSLHLYRVFAKSFKSVNEHAVTGSKIQGFNPTAFAVLEVLYYKGPQPIQQIGAKLLLQSGNVTYVIDKLEAAGYLQRQPCPRDRRVIFAELTPKGNELMNKLYPEFSERIDYALSGLNQEEKQLMITLLKKMGREAEKLAPLARK, from the coding sequence ATGTTGAAGACCGAGGAGCGCGGAACCGATTTATCACTGCACTTGTACCGGGTATTTGCCAAGTCTTTCAAAAGTGTCAATGAGCATGCCGTAACGGGAAGCAAAATTCAAGGCTTCAATCCGACAGCCTTTGCCGTGCTGGAGGTACTCTACTACAAAGGGCCCCAGCCCATTCAGCAAATCGGGGCCAAGCTGCTGCTGCAAAGCGGCAACGTCACTTATGTCATCGATAAACTGGAGGCGGCGGGGTACTTGCAGCGTCAGCCTTGTCCGCGGGATCGGCGGGTCATCTTTGCTGAACTGACTCCGAAGGGAAATGAACTGATGAACAAGCTGTATCCGGAATTTTCCGAGCGGATTGATTATGCCCTGAGCGGTCTGAATCAGGAAGAGAAGCAGCTTATGATTACGCTGCTGAAGAAAATGGGCCGAGAGGCCGAGAAGCTCGCGCCTCTTGCCCGCAAATAA
- a CDS encoding Yip1 family protein encodes MKNLVTIFSSPRDTFERVRGSKVAWILPTILVIIISLVSLVLQMPYLLDYTRQAWLKMGTVDPAQIEQMLGMTAITSYVGGIVGIIIMLFLVALLLVLLNLIVRGEGKYMQFVNVVAYANLPTVIGGLLTAVLLVAMNAQSLTDVSLSLGALVADKTGVAYRILSLINPFTIWGLYLYIVGAATMMKRPRKKVAIWIVAVWLIYSLVTVLSAPAV; translated from the coding sequence ATGAAAAACTTAGTGACGATATTTTCTTCACCAAGAGACACCTTCGAAAGAGTAAGAGGGAGTAAGGTAGCCTGGATCCTGCCGACAATTCTTGTAATCATCATTAGTCTTGTTTCGCTTGTATTGCAGATGCCTTATTTGCTGGATTACACCAGACAAGCATGGCTGAAGATGGGGACGGTAGATCCAGCGCAAATCGAGCAGATGTTAGGCATGACCGCTATAACAAGTTATGTCGGGGGCATTGTCGGGATCATCATCATGCTCTTCCTGGTGGCGCTTCTGCTCGTGTTATTGAATCTCATCGTACGGGGCGAAGGAAAGTACATGCAATTCGTCAACGTGGTTGCTTATGCGAACTTGCCGACTGTCATTGGCGGATTGTTGACAGCTGTATTGCTGGTAGCCATGAATGCGCAATCCCTGACCGATGTTTCGCTGAGCCTGGGGGCGCTTGTAGCCGACAAGACAGGAGTGGCGTATCGCATACTATCGCTAATTAACCCTTTTACGATATGGGGCTTGTATTTGTATATTGTGGGCGCGGCAACCATGATGAAACGTCCGCGGAAGAAGGTTGCAATCTGGATCGTGGCTGTCTGGTTAATTTACTCGCTCGTTACGGTTCTTTCGGCTCCAGCAGTCTAA
- the nadE gene encoding ammonia-dependent NAD(+) synthetase — protein sequence MGMQQEIIEALGVKPSIDADEEIAARVEFLKNHVTSSRATGLLIAISGGLDSAAAAGLCKQATDELTQETGMDYMTLGVFQPYGEQEDIEHSYETARSLGLAHTVETNIEDTVDEIALEVEHGMRSIGQYRHLSIPGKGNVKARARMVMQYALSQELNLLVVGTGHASEAVAGFYTKWGDGAADLMPLGSLTKRQIRQIAVALGIPDSIINKAPTAGLWAGQNDEQELGVSYEDNCDYLEGKAIDPRVQKRLESYYMKTSHKRNPIPRI from the coding sequence ATGGGGATGCAGCAGGAAATCATTGAAGCGTTAGGGGTCAAGCCGAGCATTGATGCAGATGAGGAAATTGCGGCACGTGTCGAGTTTCTGAAAAATCACGTGACGAGCTCGCGGGCGACCGGACTGCTGATCGCCATCAGCGGCGGATTGGACAGTGCCGCAGCTGCAGGGCTCTGCAAACAGGCAACGGATGAACTGACGCAGGAGACGGGAATGGACTATATGACGCTGGGCGTCTTTCAGCCTTATGGGGAGCAGGAAGACATCGAACATAGCTATGAGACGGCGAGGTCGCTTGGGCTTGCGCATACGGTGGAGACGAATATCGAGGATACGGTGGACGAGATCGCTCTAGAAGTGGAGCATGGGATGAGAAGCATCGGCCAATACAGGCATTTAAGCATACCCGGCAAAGGAAATGTCAAAGCCCGGGCGCGAATGGTTATGCAATATGCCTTGTCCCAAGAGCTTAATCTGCTTGTCGTTGGCACTGGCCATGCCTCGGAGGCTGTCGCCGGGTTCTATACCAAATGGGGCGATGGCGCTGCCGATCTTATGCCGCTAGGGTCATTGACCAAGCGCCAAATCCGTCAGATTGCTGTGGCCCTTGGCATCCCGGACAGCATTATCAACAAAGCTCCAACTGCCGGTCTGTGGGCGGGGCAGAATGACGAGCAGGAGCTGGGCGTAAGTTACGAAGATAACTGCGATTATTTGGAGGGTAAAGCTATAGATCCAAGGGTACAGAAGCGGCTGGAGTCCTATTATATGAAAACAAGTCATAAGCGCAATCCGATTCCTCGCATATAG
- a CDS encoding BrxA/BrxB family bacilliredoxin: MSMSFDQYMRDMVQPMRDELTVLGIQELRTPEDVETKLPAAKGTALVVVNSVCGCAAGQCRPGVARALQHDLTPDHLYTVFAGQDKEATAKAREYFAPYPPSSPSIALLKDGELVHFIERHQIEDRSAEEIAADLTSAFDRFCR; encoded by the coding sequence ATGTCCATGTCATTTGACCAATATATGCGCGATATGGTTCAGCCGATGAGAGATGAATTAACTGTCTTGGGAATCCAGGAGCTGAGAACGCCGGAGGATGTCGAGACTAAGCTGCCTGCAGCGAAAGGAACGGCACTTGTTGTCGTGAACTCAGTATGCGGCTGTGCCGCCGGGCAATGCCGTCCGGGCGTAGCCAGAGCGCTGCAGCATGATTTGACGCCGGACCACCTCTATACGGTATTCGCCGGACAAGATAAGGAAGCGACAGCCAAGGCTCGCGAGTATTTTGCGCCATACCCGCCTTCATCTCCTTCCATTGCGCTGCTGAAGGATGGCGAGCTTGTTCACTTTATCGAGCGCCATCAAATTGAGGACCGTTCGGCTGAGGAGATTGCCGCTGATTTGACCAGCGCTTTCGACCGTTTCTGCCGCTAA
- a CDS encoding NAD(P)/FAD-dependent oxidoreductase, with product MNKYDVIVIGGGPSGLMASIAAAEQGAAVALLDKGDKLGRKLGISGGGRCNVTNAKEIDELITYIPGGGRFLHSAFSLFSNRDIIAFFEGLGIALKEEDNGRMFPVSDKAKTVVNALIGKARSLGVELLVHHPVQEIIYAEGRVQGVKLSSGTIFKAPAVVVATGGKSVPHTGSTGDGYPWAEAAGHTITELYPTETPIVSKEPFITSRELQGLSLRDVQLSLIDPKGKTVIAHQGDMIFTHFGLSGPIALRCSGFIRGVKKKHNVSQVTMSIDLFPNKKAGSLEQDLRQLAAAEPKKALKNVFKGTIPERMLPLLFERAGLPGETTYEHLPKEAWLAWIQQLKNFTLQASGTRPFEEAFVTGGGVHLKEINPKTMGSKLMQGLYFCGEVLDVHGYTGGYNITAAFATGYTAGHHAGKRE from the coding sequence ATGAACAAATATGATGTCATCGTGATCGGAGGGGGCCCTTCGGGACTCATGGCCTCCATCGCCGCAGCGGAGCAAGGCGCAGCCGTAGCGCTCCTGGACAAAGGGGACAAGCTGGGGCGGAAGCTGGGAATTTCCGGCGGAGGGCGCTGCAATGTAACGAATGCAAAGGAAATCGACGAGCTGATTACCTATATACCAGGAGGAGGGCGCTTTCTGCACAGCGCCTTCTCCCTGTTCAGCAATCGCGATATTATTGCTTTTTTCGAGGGGCTCGGCATTGCGCTAAAAGAGGAGGATAACGGAAGAATGTTCCCCGTGTCCGACAAAGCCAAAACCGTGGTCAATGCGCTGATCGGCAAGGCCAGATCGCTGGGTGTTGAACTGCTCGTGCACCATCCGGTTCAGGAAATCATTTATGCGGAAGGTCGCGTACAGGGTGTGAAGCTGAGCTCCGGAACAATATTCAAAGCCCCGGCCGTCGTCGTAGCCACCGGCGGCAAATCGGTGCCGCATACCGGATCGACTGGGGACGGCTATCCATGGGCCGAGGCAGCAGGACATACGATTACAGAGCTGTATCCAACCGAAACGCCGATCGTCTCCAAGGAGCCGTTCATTACGAGCCGGGAGCTCCAAGGGCTCTCGCTGCGGGACGTGCAGCTGTCTCTCATCGACCCGAAGGGCAAAACCGTTATCGCTCACCAGGGCGATATGATTTTCACCCATTTCGGCCTGTCCGGACCGATCGCCTTGCGCTGCAGCGGGTTTATCCGGGGCGTCAAGAAGAAGCACAACGTATCCCAGGTCACGATGTCCATCGATTTGTTTCCGAACAAGAAGGCAGGAAGCTTGGAGCAGGACCTGCGGCAGCTGGCCGCAGCTGAGCCGAAGAAAGCGCTCAAAAACGTTTTTAAAGGCACTATTCCCGAACGAATGCTTCCCCTGCTGTTTGAACGGGCCGGCCTTCCCGGGGAAACAACCTATGAGCATTTGCCGAAGGAGGCATGGCTTGCCTGGATTCAGCAGCTCAAAAACTTCACCCTGCAGGCCAGCGGAACCCGCCCCTTTGAGGAAGCCTTCGTGACGGGAGGCGGCGTGCATCTAAAGGAGATCAACCCGAAGACGATGGGTTCCAAGCTTATGCAAGGCCTGTACTTCTGCGGAGAGGTGCTGGATGTTCACGGTTATACCGGCGGCTACAACATCACCGCAGCCTTCGCCACCGGCTATACCGCGGGCCATCATGCAGGTAAAAGGGAGTGA
- a CDS encoding ABC transporter ATP-binding protein: MITLKNISKTYKNGELEVQALQPLNLKVEQGEFVAIMGSSGSGKSTLMNIIGCLDVPSSGEYVLDGEEVHTLDEEQLARVRNRKIGFVFQSFNLLGRQTVLQNVTLPMMYAGIGREQRNERALELLKKVGLEGRVKHRPTELSGGQRQRVAIARALTMNAPILLADEPTGNLDTKSSHEIMQLFKEIHQEGTTIVLVTHEPDIAEHADRILLFGDGQMLKDTRKGSVVT; this comes from the coding sequence ATGATTACTCTAAAGAACATTTCAAAAACTTATAAGAACGGCGAGTTGGAAGTACAGGCTCTGCAGCCGCTTAACCTGAAGGTAGAGCAGGGGGAGTTCGTCGCGATTATGGGTTCGTCTGGATCCGGCAAATCTACGCTAATGAACATTATAGGCTGTCTCGATGTGCCGTCTTCCGGCGAGTACGTGCTGGACGGCGAAGAAGTCCATACTTTGGATGAAGAGCAGCTTGCGCGGGTGCGCAACCGCAAAATCGGCTTCGTCTTCCAGAGCTTCAACCTGCTCGGCAGACAGACGGTGCTCCAGAACGTAACCCTGCCGATGATGTACGCGGGGATCGGCCGCGAGCAGCGGAATGAGCGGGCGCTCGAGCTGCTGAAGAAGGTTGGGCTGGAGGGGCGCGTCAAGCACCGGCCGACCGAGCTGTCGGGGGGACAGCGGCAGCGGGTAGCCATTGCCCGAGCCCTGACGATGAATGCACCAATCCTGCTTGCGGACGAGCCGACCGGTAATCTGGATACGAAATCATCCCATGAAATCATGCAGTTGTTTAAAGAGATTCATCAGGAAGGAACGACCATCGTGCTGGTAACCCACGAGCCCGATATCGCAGAACACGCGGACCGAATTCTGCTGTTCGGCGATGGCCAAATGCTCAAAGATACGCGCAAAGGAAGTGTGGTCACATGA
- a CDS encoding ATP-binding protein → MDAVKEIVMQVLIAGLPAFLFPLIYRKGSKPGLLSPRQDPETTRSIMLAVLCAASVLFCALFSRPYHDVIPMEFGSLPLFTLLLYGRLRTGLAVAVFRVALFPMYAVNHNLTGLLLESGLALYPFILMLSRRFKSMQRHDKAVVLFLWFAAGQMAAVVSPLLSGSIQQPRVSDLIFAVILHLAAAAILCCLYNYYVENAMEMEQLRGQVAELTVKYIGETDKLQQIMDAAPLNIILIDRQGCLVSVNDTFLQLYRNEHPSATREDLIGRRLGGNCGGFDIGMVASRVEKTLMAGVKTTELLQEGEKVFFTSTSPIMDGRTNDVTGVVIIVQDITELETLRMELIHVERLSLVGQMAAGITHEIRNPMAVVRGFLQLMREKSANDLDHYYRIVMEELDRANSIINDFLALAQNRIVTKELCSLHHIIEELKPLLWADANLRGQSIEVKLDERVPMLYLNPKEIKQLILNLARNGMEAMGEKGLLTVSTRLDEDGVKLYITDMGAGISPAQQQKLFAPFYTTKEKGTGLGLPLCLSIMERHGGKITVRSKEGIGTTFISVFPVDVSSSQGGN, encoded by the coding sequence TTGGATGCAGTAAAAGAGATTGTGATGCAAGTTCTAATTGCCGGTTTGCCAGCATTCCTGTTTCCGTTAATATACCGGAAAGGGAGTAAACCCGGACTGCTGTCCCCAAGACAGGACCCGGAAACGACCCGTTCTATCATGCTAGCGGTTCTTTGCGCTGCGAGCGTGCTGTTTTGCGCCTTGTTCTCCCGCCCATATCATGATGTCATTCCCATGGAATTTGGGAGCCTGCCCTTATTTACACTATTGTTATACGGCAGACTGCGTACGGGCCTCGCTGTGGCTGTCTTTCGGGTAGCCTTATTCCCGATGTATGCCGTTAATCACAATTTGACGGGCTTGCTGCTGGAATCGGGACTGGCGCTGTATCCCTTCATCTTGATGCTGTCCAGGCGGTTTAAAAGCATGCAGCGTCACGACAAGGCGGTCGTCCTGTTTCTATGGTTCGCTGCGGGTCAAATGGCGGCTGTGGTCTCCCCCCTGTTGTCCGGCAGCATTCAACAGCCTCGTGTTTCCGACCTCATTTTTGCTGTCATCCTTCATCTGGCTGCCGCAGCCATCTTGTGCTGCTTGTATAACTATTACGTGGAGAACGCAATGGAGATGGAGCAGCTGCGGGGCCAGGTGGCGGAGCTAACGGTGAAATATATCGGAGAAACGGACAAACTGCAGCAGATCATGGATGCTGCTCCGCTGAACATTATTTTGATCGATCGCCAGGGCTGCCTTGTCTCAGTGAATGACACATTTCTTCAATTATACCGAAATGAACATCCTTCCGCGACCAGGGAGGACTTAATTGGCAGGAGGCTCGGCGGAAATTGCGGCGGATTCGATATAGGCATGGTTGCTTCGCGGGTTGAGAAGACGTTGATGGCGGGCGTCAAGACGACGGAACTGCTGCAAGAGGGGGAGAAAGTATTCTTCACGAGCACCTCCCCGATTATGGATGGGCGCACCAACGATGTAACCGGCGTAGTGATTATCGTGCAGGATATTACCGAACTCGAGACACTGCGGATGGAGCTGATCCATGTAGAGCGGCTGAGTCTTGTCGGCCAAATGGCGGCCGGAATTACCCATGAAATCCGCAATCCGATGGCGGTGGTCAGAGGTTTCCTGCAGCTGATGCGCGAGAAGAGCGCAAATGATCTGGATCATTATTACCGGATTGTGATGGAGGAGCTTGACCGGGCCAATAGCATCATCAATGATTTTCTGGCTTTGGCACAAAACCGGATCGTCACGAAGGAGTTGTGCAGCCTGCATCACATTATCGAAGAGCTGAAGCCGCTATTATGGGCTGATGCCAATTTGCGCGGGCAGAGCATCGAGGTCAAATTGGATGAGCGCGTTCCCATGCTCTACCTAAATCCGAAGGAAATCAAGCAGCTGATCCTTAATTTGGCCCGTAACGGCATGGAAGCGATGGGGGAGAAGGGACTTCTGACGGTAAGCACGCGTTTGGACGAAGACGGCGTCAAGCTGTACATTACAGATATGGGGGCGGGGATTTCTCCCGCACAGCAGCAGAAGCTGTTTGCCCCTTTTTATACGACGAAGGAAAAAGGAACCGGACTGGGCCTTCCGTTATGCCTGAGCATTATGGAGCGTCATGGCGGGAAAATTACCGTTCGGTCGAAGGAAGGAATCGGCACGACTTTTATTTCAGTTTTTCCGGTAGATGTGAGCTCTTCGCAAGGGGGGAACTGA
- the acpS gene encoding holo-ACP synthase — MIYGIGHDVVEIDRVRKILDGASGDRLLKRVLTPDEQKLPGSISRPAEFLAGRFAAKEAISKAFGCGIGSVLGFADMSILPDVQGKPHVVLTQEAWQRLGLAEGPAGYAVHLSITHERQLASAFVVVERV; from the coding sequence TTGATATATGGCATAGGCCATGATGTGGTTGAAATAGATCGGGTTCGTAAAATACTAGACGGAGCCTCGGGGGACAGGCTGCTGAAGCGCGTGCTGACTCCGGACGAGCAGAAGCTGCCTGGCAGCATATCGCGTCCGGCGGAATTTCTGGCCGGCCGGTTCGCGGCCAAAGAGGCCATCAGCAAAGCTTTTGGCTGCGGCATCGGCAGTGTGCTTGGCTTCGCGGACATGTCCATTCTGCCGGATGTTCAGGGGAAACCTCATGTCGTATTGACGCAGGAAGCATGGCAGCGTCTCGGTCTGGCTGAAGGTCCGGCAGGCTATGCCGTGCATCTCAGCATCACGCATGAGCGCCAGCTGGCTTCGGCATTCGTCGTTGTAGAGAGAGTGTAA
- a CDS encoding efflux RND transporter periplasmic adaptor subunit, translated as MIIVLVVVNMSNMNRAVAVETTEAFEGLITEEIYTSGKLEAGNSTDIYSPTSGVVESVEVKQGDTVTKGQVLMTLQIDDVKDQIEKERLNIEMIETERLNAKKQHFDMFKQQVTEDPAAEIEDLDLSSYDLRIQSSKLTIASLEKRLNNRVVSAKDEGVLTQVLVNPGQMIAEGGHIATVVDLSSYKVKANLNELDAGKVYEGMKAVISGESIEESYEGEVTYLSPIAVLADPTSKDASVEMTVELSRISPELRPGYNVTIELEIPDKERLLLPLDTVQYDGDKAYVFKIQDGIAVKTDVTTGKENEEYVEIVSGVTKGESVVSEGARQLRDGDKVKLQ; from the coding sequence GTGATTATTGTCTTAGTTGTCGTCAATATGTCGAACATGAATCGCGCTGTTGCCGTAGAGACGACCGAGGCATTTGAAGGTCTGATTACGGAGGAAATCTATACGAGCGGCAAATTGGAAGCAGGTAACAGTACGGATATTTATTCGCCGACCAGCGGGGTTGTCGAGTCGGTTGAAGTGAAGCAGGGCGATACGGTCACCAAAGGGCAGGTTCTTATGACGCTGCAGATTGACGACGTTAAGGACCAGATTGAGAAGGAGCGTCTCAATATTGAAATGATCGAAACGGAGCGCCTGAATGCGAAGAAGCAGCATTTTGACATGTTCAAGCAGCAGGTGACGGAGGATCCAGCAGCGGAAATCGAGGATTTGGATTTATCATCCTATGATCTGCGGATTCAAAGCAGCAAATTGACGATCGCCTCTCTGGAGAAACGCTTGAACAATCGCGTTGTCAGCGCCAAGGATGAGGGCGTTCTTACGCAGGTGCTCGTCAATCCTGGCCAAATGATTGCGGAGGGCGGCCACATTGCCACCGTTGTAGATTTATCGTCTTACAAGGTCAAAGCAAATCTGAACGAATTGGATGCCGGTAAAGTATACGAAGGCATGAAGGCGGTAATTTCCGGGGAGTCGATCGAGGAGAGCTATGAGGGCGAAGTCACTTATTTGTCGCCGATCGCCGTTCTGGCCGATCCTACTTCTAAAGATGCTTCCGTTGAAATGACGGTGGAGCTAAGCCGCATTTCTCCAGAGCTTCGTCCAGGCTACAACGTGACGATCGAACTGGAAATCCCGGATAAGGAGCGGTTGCTGCTGCCTCTGGACACGGTTCAATATGATGGGGACAAAGCCTATGTATTCAAAATTCAAGATGGAATCGCAGTCAAAACCGACGTGACGACGGGTAAAGAGAACGAGGAGTACGTCGAGATCGTATCCGGGGTCACCAAGGGGGAAAGTGTCGTATCGGAAGGGGCCAGGCAGCTCCGGGACGGCGATAAGGTGAAACTGCAATGA
- the mutY gene encoding A/G-specific adenine glycosylase, giving the protein MIEEKWSEESRTYFSTELLSWYERSKRDLPWRRHRDPYYIWISEIMLQQTRVDTVIPYFHRFIERFPTIASLAEAPEEDVLKCWEGLGYYSRARNLQAAARQVMERHGGQVPRDKASVAALKGVGPYTTGAILSIAFDQPEPAVDGNVMRVLSRYFFIEEDIMKTGTRALMEGLAASLIPAGRAADFNQALMELGALVCTPKAPQCLTCPVMAHCSARLEGAELRLPVKSKAKPPRPEHRIAALVEGEGDREGRVLVRRRPDTGLLARMWELPHVLAAAKPSEGADLPDGAAMSRLAGTLAEEGAYVRPEGPFMTAEHIFSHIHWYMRVFRFQEAAALSALAGFAELAVAEPKAAYDEGERAEEYRWITLEDMEELAFPNVFLKILHQYFNDKQQK; this is encoded by the coding sequence ATGATCGAAGAAAAATGGAGCGAGGAGAGCAGAACGTATTTCAGCACGGAGCTGCTGTCCTGGTATGAACGTTCGAAGCGGGATCTGCCGTGGCGCAGGCATCGCGATCCCTATTATATTTGGATATCGGAGATTATGCTGCAGCAGACCCGCGTGGATACGGTCATTCCGTATTTCCACCGGTTCATTGAGCGTTTTCCGACGATAGCGAGCTTGGCCGAAGCGCCGGAGGAGGACGTGCTGAAATGCTGGGAAGGACTCGGCTATTATTCCCGGGCCCGGAATTTGCAGGCGGCCGCCCGCCAGGTGATGGAGCGCCACGGCGGCCAGGTGCCGCGCGACAAGGCGTCTGTCGCGGCGCTTAAGGGAGTCGGCCCGTATACGACCGGGGCGATCCTTAGCATCGCCTTCGATCAGCCGGAGCCCGCCGTCGACGGAAATGTAATGCGCGTGCTATCCCGGTATTTCTTCATCGAAGAGGATATCATGAAGACGGGAACGCGGGCGCTGATGGAAGGGCTCGCGGCGTCGCTTATTCCGGCAGGCCGGGCTGCTGATTTCAATCAGGCGTTAATGGAGCTGGGGGCGCTGGTATGCACCCCGAAGGCTCCGCAATGCCTGACATGCCCGGTCATGGCGCATTGCTCGGCGCGCCTGGAAGGCGCCGAGCTTCGCCTGCCGGTGAAGAGCAAGGCGAAGCCGCCGCGTCCCGAGCATCGGATCGCCGCCCTCGTGGAGGGCGAAGGAGATCGGGAGGGACGGGTGCTCGTACGCCGGCGGCCGGATACGGGGCTGCTCGCGCGGATGTGGGAGCTGCCCCATGTGCTGGCGGCCGCGAAGCCTAGCGAGGGTGCCGATTTGCCGGATGGCGCGGCGATGAGCCGACTGGCGGGAACGCTGGCCGAGGAGGGCGCGTACGTCCGGCCAGAAGGGCCGTTTATGACGGCGGAGCATATTTTCAGCCATATCCATTGGTATATGCGCGTGTTCCGCTTCCAGGAAGCCGCCGCCTTGAGCGCGTTGGCCGGCTTTGCCGAGCTGGCGGTGGCGGAGCCCAAGGCTGCATATGATGAAGGGGAGCGGGCTGAGGAGTATCGCTGGATTACGCTTGAGGATATGGAGGAACTCGCTTTTCCCAATGTATTCTTAAAGATTCTTCATCAATATTTCAATGATAAACAGCAGAAGTAA
- a CDS encoding alpha/beta hydrolase: MRLIMPMDFNIPLEGGHLLRCTRFPAQEEAASLIIIAHGYKGFKDWGMFPYVAEQLSKQHEVVTFNFSHNGIGDDPFEFTELERFATNTYERELADLGALIAGLNQEEKLRSLPLFLLGHSRGAGVSLVYALDHPDSVTGVLSWNGVTNLDVFTESQKLEMRENGRSYVMNGRTGQQMPLDVAILEDMDRHKERYDILGRIPTASFKVALIQGSDDGAHLRQGSSRLVSIRPDIPWIHIPGGNHTFNTVHPFQGPTQPLEEAIKASLLFISQTLSTVK, encoded by the coding sequence ATGCGTTTGATCATGCCGATGGATTTCAACATTCCGCTGGAAGGCGGCCATTTGCTGCGCTGTACCCGATTCCCCGCCCAGGAAGAAGCAGCAAGCCTTATCATTATCGCTCACGGATACAAGGGCTTTAAAGACTGGGGCATGTTCCCTTACGTCGCTGAACAGCTGAGCAAGCAGCACGAGGTAGTCACGTTCAACTTCTCCCATAACGGAATCGGCGATGACCCCTTTGAATTTACGGAGCTCGAACGGTTCGCAACGAATACATATGAGCGGGAGCTAGCCGATCTCGGCGCACTGATCGCCGGCCTGAACCAGGAGGAGAAGCTGCGCTCCCTGCCGTTATTCCTGCTTGGACACAGCCGCGGAGCCGGTGTGTCGCTCGTGTATGCGCTCGATCATCCGGACAGCGTAACCGGCGTTCTGTCCTGGAACGGAGTGACAAACCTCGATGTGTTCACGGAATCCCAGAAGCTGGAAATGCGCGAGAATGGACGAAGCTATGTGATGAACGGCCGAACAGGACAGCAGATGCCGCTTGACGTTGCCATCCTGGAGGATATGGATCGCCATAAGGAGCGCTACGATATCCTTGGCCGCATTCCCACGGCTTCCTTTAAGGTCGCCCTGATCCAGGGCTCGGATGATGGAGCGCATCTGCGCCAAGGCTCCAGCCGTCTCGTATCCATCAGACCGGATATTCCCTGGATTCATATTCCGGGAGGCAATCATACATTTAATACCGTCCATCCCTTCCAGGGACCAACTCAACCGCTGGAAGAAGCCATTAAGGCAAGCCTGTTGTTTATATCCCAAACCTTGTCCACCGTTAAATAA
- a CDS encoding ABC transporter permease has protein sequence MSIWESIWVALDNLRLNKLRSFLTMIGIVFGVAAVVTVVSIGQAGQSSILSIVSVYEDGYFVIYQNPMESGSDGDTDFRLRDLTEIRKLDGVRYASSSLPYSMTMKYKKDTLRFTITATTHQTSRMQKIDIVAGRFFTSQEERARQKVAVVDSKFAEKVYGSEKAAIGRKLVLSDGTFRIVGVYKPQDSILSGMQGEQYSAFAPITAMPPGKNGEGERFQALEVVAASPEKTDETVQTVKKWLANLNNVNTSAYASQTGKEAEQMVSSTFSILQTIIGSIAGISLLVGGIGVMNIMLVSVTERTREIGIRKAIGATPGTIMLQFMIEAVVLCFIGGTAGALLGLGAAFLFSTISGWPFVVSLWAILLAFGFSAAVGIFFGLYPANKASKLHPIEALRYE, from the coding sequence ATGAGCATATGGGAGAGTATATGGGTCGCGCTTGATAATTTGCGGCTGAACAAGCTGCGTTCGTTCCTTACGATGATCGGTATTGTGTTTGGCGTCGCGGCGGTAGTTACCGTCGTATCGATTGGCCAGGCCGGACAAAGTTCCATTCTGTCCATTGTGTCTGTTTATGAAGACGGGTATTTTGTCATTTACCAGAATCCGATGGAGAGCGGCAGCGACGGCGACACCGATTTTCGCCTGCGGGATTTGACGGAAATCCGGAAGCTGGATGGTGTGCGTTACGCTTCTTCGTCACTGCCTTATTCCATGACCATGAAATATAAGAAGGACACGCTCCGTTTTACCATTACGGCTACGACTCATCAAACGAGCAGGATGCAAAAAATCGATATCGTTGCGGGACGTTTCTTTACTTCTCAAGAGGAGCGGGCCAGGCAGAAGGTTGCTGTGGTGGACAGTAAGTTTGCCGAAAAGGTGTATGGCTCGGAGAAGGCGGCTATCGGGCGGAAGCTGGTGCTGTCGGATGGAACGTTCCGCATCGTCGGCGTCTATAAACCGCAGGATTCCATTCTGAGCGGGATGCAGGGGGAGCAATATTCTGCTTTTGCGCCGATTACGGCTATGCCTCCGGGGAAAAATGGAGAGGGCGAGCGTTTTCAGGCACTCGAAGTGGTTGCTGCGTCACCGGAAAAAACGGATGAAACGGTGCAGACGGTAAAGAAGTGGCTCGCTAATCTGAATAATGTGAATACTAGTGCTTATGCATCACAGACCGGGAAGGAAGCGGAGCAGATGGTATCCAGCACCTTCTCGATCCTTCAGACGATCATCGGTTCGATTGCCGGCATCTCCTTGCTGGTCGGCGGAATCGGCGTCATGAACATCATGCTCGTTTCCGTCACAGAGCGGACACGGGAAATCGGGATCCGCAAGGCGATCGGAGCTACGCCAGGTACAATCATGCTGCAATTTATGATTGAGGCGGTCGTGCTGTGTTTCATTGGTGGCACTGCCGGCGCGCTGCTGGGACTCGGAGCAGCCTTTCTCTTCTCGACCATTTCCGGCTGGCCGTTCGTCGTATCGCTATGGGCCATTCTGCTGGCGTTCGGATTCTCTGCAGCCGTAGGTATTTTCTTTGGCTTGTACCCGGCCAATAAAGCATCCAAGCTGCATCCGATTGAAGCTCTGCGTTATGAGTAA